The Vibrio agarivorans genome contains the following window.
CTCGAGATGGTTTGACCAAAATACTGGCTGGCGATATCAGGGATCTGATGGGCTTCATCAAAGATGAACACCTCCGCTTCTGGGATTAACTCACCAAACCCGGTCTCTTTGATGGCAAGATCAGCAAGAAACAGATGGTGATTCACCACCACAATATCGGCATCCATGGCACGCTTGCGCGCCTTTAACACAAAGCAATCGGTATAACTTGGGCACTCTTTGCCTAAACAATTATCGTTGGTGGAGGTTATAGTCGGGATGATTGGGCTATCTTCGGCTATGTCTTCGCACTCACCCAAATCACCACTCTTGGTGGATGAAGACCATGCTCGCACCTTGATAAGCTGACTCAGTGCGTCATTCTCCACTTGAATATTATGCACCTCGACCATTTGGCGGCTCAGTCTATCGAGGCACAAATAGTTGGCTCTCCCTTTTAATAGGGCGACCGAGCCATAATATCCAAGCGCATCGACCATCAGCGGTAAGTCTCGGTGAAACAGCTGCTCTTGCAGGTTTTTCGAGCCCGTACTAATAATGACCTTTTTCCCACTCATCAGCGCAGGCACTAAATAGGCAAACGTCTTTCCTGTTCCCGTTCCAGCCTCAACCACCAGTTGACTCTGGTTTTGAATCGCATCGTGGGCGGCTTGCGCCATATCGAGCTGTGGTTGGCGAGGCTGAAAGCCTGGAATAGCTTTACCTAACGCGCCGTCTGCGGAAAAGGTCTTGTCGATCATTGCTCTGGATGTTTGATGAAATGAGTAGCGATTATGGCAGCTTTAAGACGGCCGTGCGACATTCTTTGGTTGAAACAAAGTCGAGAATAGATTAATTATTAGAGTCAATTAGCCTCACTCCGACACTCGACTGAAAAAAATCACAATCGTTGGAGTGGCTGAACGGAATGTAAATTAATCATGGAAGTATTTCGTCAATGGAAAAGAAAACACTATTAACCCATTGCAGTGACGCGCCGGGACTGATCTCAAAGATCACCAATATCTGTTATAAACATCAGCTAAACATCATTCACAACAATGAGTTCGTGGATAATACCAGTGGCCATTTCTTTATGCGCACGGAGCTTGAAGGCTATTTTAACGATCAAACGTTTCTCGCCGATTTAGATCAAGCACTGCCCGATGGTGCTAACCGCAAGTTGGTTGATTCGTCACGTAAGAAAGTCGTTATCCTAGTGACCAAAGAAGCCCACTGCTTAGGTGATATTTTGATGAAAACCTACGACGGTAGCTTAGATGTTGATATCGCTGCTGTGGTTGGTAACTACGACACACTGCAATCTCTGACTGAAAAGTTTGATATTCCCTACCACCATGTCTCTCACCAAGAACTTAATCGCGAAGAGCACGAGAAAAAGATGTTAGAGGTGGTAGAGCAATACCAACCAGATTACCTAGTACTTGCTAAATATATGCGCGTGTTAACACCGGGCTTTGTTGAAAAGTATCATCACAAAATCATCAACATCCACCACAGCTTCTTACCGGCCTTTATTGGCGCCAAGCCTTATCAACAAGCGTATGAGCGTGGTGTGAAGATCATCGGTGCGACTGCGCACTTTGTTACCAACGACCTCGATGAAGGCCCGATCATCAAACAAGATGTGATTCCCGTCGATCATAACTTCAGTGCCAAAGACATGGCGCAGGCGGGTCGAGATGTTGAGAAGAATGTACTTAGTAAAGCACTGAATAAAGTGCTTAATGACCACGTTTTCGTCTACGGAAATAAGACTGTTATTCTTTAACATCATTTGTCGTGCCGTGTTTCTCTACACGGCACTTTCTCACCGTAATGCCTCGTCAAATCACACTCTTTACTCTTTCTCTACCCACTCATAGTAATTTTGGTTATTATCGTTGGATACAAACCAAAAGGTAATACAATATGACTAACGAATTTAAACTTGCTGCTTCAGAGCTGCTAAGCCGCCGCGTGCCAGGTACCAAAGCGCCACGTCTTGAAGAAACACAGCGCCCAAGCAACGTTGAAGATGCATTGGCTATCCAGTCATCAATGATTGACCTACATAGTGACAAAGTGGGCGGTTGGAAGTGTCTTCTGCCACTGGCTGACGACAGGTTTGTTGTTGCACCTATCTTTGCTGACAGCATCCAACAAGGTGAGAAGTGTGAGCTTTTTGCTGACAACAACGCTGCTCGCGTCGAACCTGAGATCGCATTTGTACTAAACAAAGCGCTACCTGCTAACCCAAATGGTTACAGCGAAGCAGAGATCAACGACGCAATCGGTTCATGCCACATGGCACTTGAACTAATGCAAGCTCGTTTTGCAGATGACAGCGGCGCAGAGTTCTTCGAGAAGCTGGCTGACTGCCTAGTGAACCAAGGCATGTTCATCGGTCCAGAAATCGAGCGTGAGAAAGCATTCGCAGCAGCAAATATTGATATCACAGTAACGCAAGAAGGCAATGTACAAACCTTCGCTGGCACACACCCTAACTCACTAGCGCAAACGCCAATCTACTGGTTAATCAACTACATGACGCGTCGCGGCACAGATTTCGCTGCCGGTGAAGCCATCATCACAGGCTCTTACTGTGGCATCGTAGAAGTTGAGTTCAACAAGCCAACAACGATTGAATACGCGGGTATTGGTTCTTACCAAGTGACGTTTGCTGAAAAGCAGTAAGGTTAATAAACCCGCGCCCTCGATATGAAGTGCGCGGTTTTGTTCTCATCAGCAGATATCAAACGAAGAATGAATTACTAATACACATAATTGTTAATTTCTATCAGTATAAGCGTAGCCATAGCTGTAATAACCATAACCATTTGAACGCTTGTCCTCGACAGCATTAAAAATCACACCTTTTACATCAACACCAGCTTGTTCAAATCGAGCTTTTGATACTTCTAACTCTTTCGCTGTATTTACACCATAGCGAGCAACTAACATAGTTGTGCCTGCCATCGCACCTACCACACTGGGATCTGTTACTGCAAGTATTGGCGGCGTATCGACAATAACAAGATCATACCTTTGGTTTGCCCACTCTAGTAACTCACTAAATCGAGCACTCATTAACAACTCAGATGGATTCGGTGGCGTCGTACCCCTTGTAATAACGTCTCCATTAAATGACTGAGTGCTCTCAATAATTTGTTCGGCTGAGGCCGACCCGATTAAGTAGTCCGACAACCCATTTTCTTGTTCTAGCCCCAT
Protein-coding sequences here:
- the purU gene encoding formyltetrahydrofolate deformylase, translating into MEKKTLLTHCSDAPGLISKITNICYKHQLNIIHNNEFVDNTSGHFFMRTELEGYFNDQTFLADLDQALPDGANRKLVDSSRKKVVILVTKEAHCLGDILMKTYDGSLDVDIAAVVGNYDTLQSLTEKFDIPYHHVSHQELNREEHEKKMLEVVEQYQPDYLVLAKYMRVLTPGFVEKYHHKIINIHHSFLPAFIGAKPYQQAYERGVKIIGATAHFVTNDLDEGPIIKQDVIPVDHNFSAKDMAQAGRDVEKNVLSKALNKVLNDHVFVYGNKTVIL
- a CDS encoding hydratase yields the protein MTNEFKLAASELLSRRVPGTKAPRLEETQRPSNVEDALAIQSSMIDLHSDKVGGWKCLLPLADDRFVVAPIFADSIQQGEKCELFADNNAARVEPEIAFVLNKALPANPNGYSEAEINDAIGSCHMALELMQARFADDSGAEFFEKLADCLVNQGMFIGPEIEREKAFAAANIDITVTQEGNVQTFAGTHPNSLAQTPIYWLINYMTRRGTDFAAGEAIITGSYCGIVEVEFNKPTTIEYAGIGSYQVTFAEKQ